A region from the Anaerolineae bacterium genome encodes:
- a CDS encoding DNA methylase N-4/N-6 domain protein: MPEHAIKQAAARRKIVNRLNNLSAKEWLKFQKSWFVHNPPPRRKDVLRHPAKFPETLAQEFIEFFTKRGQVVFDPLAGTASTLVAALRAGRHAYGIELNPHYVKIAQRWLEEEKALLSSSTIPDVRIFQGDAFQAAEILTVNGVPPIDYLLTSPPYWNMLHAPGFETQKERRSSPEMDVVYSDDPADLGNIDSYDAFLDRLCELFAALKPFLRPKAYLTIIVKNIKKKGRIYPLAWDLGRRLGEIYALKDEKIWVQDNQRLAPYGYGNAWVSNTFHHYCLQFRNE, translated from the coding sequence ATGCCAGAGCATGCAATCAAACAAGCCGCCGCTCGCCGTAAGATCGTTAACCGCCTGAACAACCTCTCAGCAAAGGAATGGCTTAAGTTCCAGAAATCCTGGTTTGTTCACAACCCACCTCCCCGGAGAAAGGACGTACTCCGCCATCCAGCAAAATTCCCCGAAACCCTTGCCCAGGAGTTTATCGAATTTTTCACCAAGCGAGGACAGGTTGTTTTTGACCCTCTGGCGGGGACGGCTTCAACCCTGGTTGCCGCGTTGCGCGCTGGACGGCACGCTTACGGGATCGAACTCAACCCTCACTACGTGAAGATCGCCCAACGGTGGCTCGAAGAAGAAAAGGCGCTTCTCTCTTCCTCAACGATCCCGGACGTCCGCATCTTTCAAGGGGATGCCTTCCAGGCGGCTGAAATCCTCACGGTAAACGGCGTACCGCCGATTGATTATCTGCTCACCAGTCCGCCCTATTGGAACATGCTCCACGCGCCTGGATTTGAAACGCAGAAAGAACGGCGTAGCTCGCCTGAAATGGATGTTGTATACTCGGATGACCCCGCCGATTTAGGGAACATTGATTCTTATGACGCCTTTTTGGATCGCCTGTGTGAGTTGTTTGCCGCTTTGAAGCCCTTTTTACGTCCAAAAGCCTATCTAACCATCATCGTCAAGAACATCAAGAAAAAAGGGCGCATTTACCCTCTTGCCTGGGATTTGGGACGCCGCTTAGGAGAAATCTACGCTCTTAAAGACGAAAAAATCTGGGTGCAAGATAACCAGCGGCTTGCACCTTATGGTTACGGAAACGCCTGGGTTAGCAATACCTTTCACCATTATTGCCTGCAATTCCGCAATGAGTAA
- a CDS encoding 2-hydroxy-3-oxopropionate reductase, producing the protein MTKLRVGYIGLGLMGKSIARNILKAGFPLVVHNRSRAAVEELVGEGAKAAFTPKEVAEQVDVVFTNLPDTPDVESVVLGANGIIEGAHAGLIYVDNSTIKPAAAREIARRLAERGVLALDAPVSGGDIGARQGTLAIMVGGPTEALEKVRPIFEAMGKTITHVGEAGAGQIAKAANQIMVAAQMVAMGELLIFAKKAGADPQKVVEAIKGGAAQCWTLDVKPQRLFAGNRAPGFKAYMQTKDLDIVIETARQYGIPLPSTAVHTQLYHAMLEMGMRELDNSAVIGVIEHLANARLLDENDGTEA; encoded by the coding sequence ATGACAAAGCTACGTGTTGGCTATATCGGTTTGGGTTTAATGGGCAAATCAATTGCCCGCAATATTCTTAAAGCAGGGTTTCCCCTGGTGGTGCACAACCGGAGTCGAGCAGCGGTTGAAGAGTTGGTCGGCGAAGGGGCAAAGGCTGCCTTTACTCCGAAGGAAGTCGCCGAGCAGGTAGATGTGGTTTTTACCAATTTGCCCGATACTCCAGATGTTGAATCGGTCGTTCTTGGCGCCAATGGGATTATCGAAGGCGCCCACGCGGGCTTGATCTACGTCGATAATTCGACCATTAAGCCGGCTGCAGCGCGCGAGATCGCCAGGCGCTTGGCTGAAAGAGGCGTATTAGCCCTGGATGCCCCGGTCAGTGGAGGGGACATTGGCGCCCGTCAGGGCACCCTGGCGATCATGGTGGGCGGGCCAACTGAAGCTCTTGAAAAAGTACGCCCGATCTTTGAGGCAATGGGCAAGACGATTACCCATGTGGGCGAAGCTGGTGCCGGGCAGATTGCCAAGGCTGCCAATCAGATTATGGTGGCAGCCCAGATGGTTGCCATGGGTGAATTGCTGATCTTTGCCAAGAAAGCCGGCGCCGATCCACAAAAGGTGGTTGAGGCGATTAAAGGTGGCGCGGCCCAGTGTTGGACGTTGGATGTCAAACCCCAACGCTTGTTTGCCGGCAATCGGGCGCCTGGTTTTAAGGCGTATATGCAGACAAAAGACCTGGACATTGTCATCGAGACAGCCCGTCAGTATGGTATTCCCTTACCCAGCACAGCCGTTCACACCCAACTGTATCATGCGATGTTAGAAATGGGGATGCGCGAGCTGGACAATTCGGCTGTGATCGGTGTGATTGAACATCTGGCAAATGCCAGGCTATTGGATGAAAATGACGGAACAGAAGCGTAA
- a CDS encoding Adenylosuccinate synthetase encodes MPLDIIVGTQWGDEGKGRIVDLLAAKADAVARYSGGDNAGHTVTVADKIFKLHLIPSGIVHPHTQAFIGNGVVVNPATLLSEIEQLRQAGIEVHPGRLFISYAAHIITAGHLALDRAQEAARGALKIGTTLRGIGPAYTDKVARQGLRMELMSDEKRFAEALREHFDRINYTLQHLYHAETLSVEPLIEEYLGYARSLKPYLADVSALLSDALSKGKRVLAEGAQGTLLDLDHGTYPFVTSSSPTAPGALLGLGLGAACVDRVIGVTKAFQTRVGSGPFPTEVFDQTAEHLRGTGANPWDEFGTTTGRPRRVGWLDLVLLRYAIRVNGISELAVTKLDILSGLDELKLCIAYQANGQRFEIPPFGPTQLESFTPLYKSLPVWKESIRSCRRWEDLPASARSYIQQIEQLCQVPVTRISVGPERGDVIEIG; translated from the coding sequence ATGCCACTAGATATTATTGTCGGAACGCAATGGGGGGACGAAGGGAAGGGGCGGATCGTGGACCTGCTGGCTGCCAAAGCGGACGCGGTTGCACGCTACAGCGGAGGTGACAATGCGGGCCATACGGTCACCGTCGCAGACAAAATCTTCAAGCTACACCTGATTCCCTCTGGAATTGTACATCCGCACACGCAGGCTTTCATTGGAAATGGGGTCGTCGTCAATCCAGCCACTTTGCTATCCGAGATCGAACAACTTCGCCAGGCGGGCATCGAGGTCCATCCCGGGCGTCTTTTTATTTCCTATGCTGCTCACATCATCACCGCTGGACATTTAGCACTCGATCGGGCGCAGGAAGCCGCCCGTGGCGCCTTAAAAATCGGCACCACTTTACGCGGCATCGGACCCGCTTATACGGACAAGGTTGCCCGACAGGGACTGCGCATGGAATTGATGAGCGATGAAAAGCGGTTTGCCGAAGCCTTGCGGGAACACTTCGACCGAATCAACTATACTCTCCAGCATCTTTATCATGCAGAGACCCTTTCTGTTGAGCCATTGATAGAAGAGTATCTCGGCTATGCCCGCTCCTTGAAGCCTTACCTTGCAGATGTGTCGGCTCTCCTTAGTGATGCCCTCTCAAAGGGGAAACGAGTGCTGGCAGAAGGTGCCCAGGGCACATTGCTGGATCTCGATCATGGCACTTATCCATTCGTGACCAGTTCCAGCCCCACCGCCCCTGGCGCATTACTGGGCTTAGGTTTGGGAGCCGCCTGCGTCGATCGTGTCATCGGCGTCACCAAAGCTTTCCAAACGCGAGTTGGCTCCGGACCTTTCCCTACCGAGGTTTTCGACCAGACAGCTGAGCATTTGCGTGGCACCGGCGCAAACCCGTGGGATGAATTCGGCACCACCACCGGTCGTCCTCGTCGCGTGGGCTGGCTGGATCTGGTGCTGTTGCGCTATGCCATTCGGGTAAACGGCATCAGCGAACTTGCAGTCACCAAGCTGGATATTCTCAGTGGGTTGGACGAGCTCAAACTCTGTATTGCCTATCAAGCCAACGGACAGCGTTTCGAAATACCACCCTTCGGACCCACCCAACTCGAATCCTTTACCCCTCTCTATAAGTCCCTGCCGGTTTGGAAAGAGTCCATTCGTTCCTGCCGACGTTGGGAGGATTTACCCGCCAGTGCGCGTTCGTATATTCAACAGATCGAACAGCTTTGCCAGGTGCCCGTTACACGCATATCGGTTGGGCCGGAACGAGGTGATGTGATTGAAATCGGCTAA
- a CDS encoding putative membrane protein, protein MFVFLSKILPPLIYPVGLACVFLIVALVFYQRPRLGRIAILVSFLLLWLGGNRLVAYQLAKSLEWQYLPLKEVPKVEVMVVLGGGTLAANPPRLMAEINGAGDRLIYAARLYREGKAEKLLLSGGGIEWYTPASANPAAEMADLLEMLGVPAEAMILEDRSQNTLQNAQYTRAILAQMGVRRVLLVTSAMHMPRSVRVFERQGLEVIPAPTDYTVTQIGWQTMTRPTWVNVVLNLIPNADNLSLTTRALKEIIGTTVYEWVGED, encoded by the coding sequence ATGTTTGTCTTTCTTTCTAAAATTTTGCCTCCCTTAATTTACCCGGTGGGGCTGGCATGTGTTTTCCTGATTGTAGCGCTGGTTTTCTATCAAAGACCCCGCCTGGGACGGATTGCCATCCTGGTCAGTTTTCTATTGCTCTGGTTGGGCGGCAATCGCCTGGTGGCTTATCAGTTGGCGAAAAGCCTGGAGTGGCAATATTTGCCGTTGAAGGAAGTCCCCAAAGTCGAGGTCATGGTAGTGTTAGGAGGCGGAACATTAGCAGCCAACCCGCCGCGCCTCATGGCGGAAATCAACGGCGCTGGCGATCGACTGATTTATGCTGCCAGGTTGTATCGGGAGGGGAAAGCCGAAAAATTGCTCCTGAGTGGGGGAGGAATCGAGTGGTATACGCCCGCCAGTGCCAATCCAGCCGCCGAAATGGCAGACCTTTTAGAAATGCTGGGTGTCCCTGCCGAAGCCATGATTCTCGAAGATCGCTCCCAAAACACCCTCCAGAACGCCCAGTATACCCGCGCCATTCTGGCACAAATGGGCGTGCGGCGCGTGTTGCTGGTTACTTCAGCGATGCACATGCCGCGTTCGGTCAGGGTTTTCGAGCGGCAAGGATTGGAGGTCATCCCCGCCCCAACCGATTATACGGTCACCCAAATTGGCTGGCAGACCATGACAAGACCCACCTGGGTGAATGTGGTGCTGAACCTGATCCCAAACGCGGACAATTTATCTCTCACAACGCGCGCTTTGAAAGAGATCATCGGCACAACCGTTTACGAATGGGTGGGAGAGGATTAG
- a CDS encoding Protein-N(5)-glutamine methyltransferase PrmC (Protein-N(5)-glutamine methyltransferase PrmC, methylates polypeptide chain release factors RF1 and RF2): MKLNEFLRKTAPQWKGVTETSELDVSVLIAHLFGRSRAWVLSHGESELSPEQIQLLEVNLRLYQQGVPLPYLLGRWEFFGREFFVSQATLIPRPETELMVETVLAWLDGHPQAVQVLDVGTGTGCVGISIALSCDRVQVVASDLSFPALQVAKRNIEKYHLQGRVVLSVANLCPPLARRFDVICANLPYIPSERLKTLPIYGKEPTLALDGGIDGLTLYRHLFAVLPRFTPQTALITCEMDADQSSEMIALAHSAFPKANVTVLQDLSGQDRLLRVELEGK; the protein is encoded by the coding sequence GTGAAACTGAATGAATTTTTACGCAAAACTGCTCCGCAGTGGAAAGGGGTAACCGAGACCTCCGAATTGGATGTCTCTGTGTTAATTGCTCATTTGTTCGGTCGCTCACGAGCGTGGGTGCTGAGCCATGGGGAAAGCGAACTCTCTCCAGAGCAGATTCAGCTGCTCGAAGTAAATTTGCGCCTTTATCAGCAAGGTGTGCCGCTTCCTTACTTGCTGGGGCGGTGGGAATTTTTTGGGCGCGAATTTTTTGTCAGCCAGGCCACGTTGATTCCTCGCCCGGAAACCGAGTTGATGGTGGAAACGGTCTTGGCCTGGTTAGACGGGCATCCTCAGGCAGTGCAGGTGTTGGACGTTGGCACCGGAACGGGCTGTGTGGGGATTTCGATTGCCCTTTCGTGTGACAGGGTGCAGGTGGTGGCAAGCGATCTGTCTTTCCCTGCCCTGCAGGTGGCGAAGAGAAATATCGAAAAATATCACCTGCAAGGGCGGGTCGTTTTAAGTGTAGCAAACCTGTGTCCCCCCTTAGCAAGACGATTTGACGTCATTTGTGCCAATCTTCCTTACATCCCCTCCGAGCGCCTGAAAACCTTACCCATCTACGGCAAAGAACCCACCCTGGCTTTGGATGGAGGCATAGATGGGTTGACGTTGTATCGCCACCTGTTTGCCGTTTTACCGCGTTTCACGCCTCAAACCGCTCTCATTACCTGTGAGATGGATGCAGATCAATCGTCCGAGATGATTGCTCTTGCCCACAGCGCCTTTCCGAAGGCTAACGTCACAGTATTGCAAGACCTGAGCGGTCAGGATCGACTGCTAAGAGTTGAACTCGAGGGGAAATAA
- a CDS encoding Cysteinyl-tRNA synthetase-like — protein MVDSFTGVFRPGRVVMLGSGETSPSGRKAFEEVFRRFDHPPRLALLETPAGFELNSARVIGRVAEFLQHHLQNYQPQIEIVPARRRGSPFSPDLEDVIAPLWRAEVIFMGPGSPTYAVRQLRDSLAWQVILARHYLGADLVLASAATIAISRFALPVYEIYKVGEDLHWKEGLNFFGLYDLSMVFIPHWNNNEGGAELDTSRCFMGRERFAQLVELLPEPCLVIGIDEKTALFLDLGSMTARVFGNGGVTLIHHGDPHESAYGQSLADQELNALAHQMGSHVHYFQSGAVFPLDICCPFSMPEPGFGIPATIWSRALQQVSQLPEEDFPPPEVQELVQARQAAREKQDWSTADALRSQIESLGWLVQDTPQGPQVQRKGR, from the coding sequence ATGGTTGATTCGTTTACTGGTGTTTTTCGTCCGGGTCGAGTGGTGATGTTGGGTTCAGGGGAGACCTCACCCAGTGGTCGCAAGGCTTTTGAAGAAGTTTTTCGGCGCTTTGATCATCCACCGCGTCTGGCGCTTTTAGAAACGCCAGCGGGGTTTGAGTTGAATTCAGCGCGGGTGATCGGCAGGGTGGCGGAATTCCTCCAACATCACCTCCAGAATTATCAGCCACAGATCGAAATTGTGCCGGCGCGCAGGCGGGGCAGCCCTTTTTCGCCCGACTTGGAAGATGTCATTGCGCCGCTCTGGCGGGCAGAGGTGATTTTCATGGGTCCGGGCAGCCCCACCTATGCTGTCCGTCAGCTTCGTGATAGCCTGGCCTGGCAGGTGATCCTTGCCCGCCATTACCTGGGAGCCGACCTGGTGCTCGCCAGCGCGGCCACCATCGCCATCAGTCGCTTTGCCTTGCCTGTGTACGAGATTTATAAAGTGGGTGAAGATTTGCACTGGAAAGAGGGTTTGAACTTCTTTGGCTTATATGACCTCTCGATGGTGTTCATCCCTCATTGGAACAACAACGAGGGTGGGGCAGAGTTAGACACCTCGCGCTGTTTTATGGGGAGAGAAAGGTTTGCCCAATTGGTCGAACTTTTGCCCGAACCCTGTCTGGTGATCGGGATTGACGAGAAAACTGCCCTGTTTCTGGATTTAGGCAGCATGACTGCGCGTGTCTTCGGCAATGGTGGAGTAACCTTGATTCATCATGGTGATCCTCACGAATCGGCTTATGGACAGAGCCTCGCCGATCAAGAGTTAAATGCCTTAGCCCACCAGATGGGCAGCCATGTTCACTACTTTCAAAGCGGAGCCGTTTTTCCTTTGGATATCTGTTGCCCCTTCTCCATGCCAGAGCCAGGATTTGGGATTCCTGCAACCATCTGGAGTCGCGCCCTTCAACAGGTATCCCAATTGCCTGAGGAAGATTTCCCGCCTCCTGAAGTGCAAGAGTTGGTTCAGGCACGGCAGGCTGCTCGGGAGAAGCAAGACTGGTCGACTGCGGATGCCTTGCGCAGCCAGATTGAGTCCTTGGGCTGGCTGGTTCAAGACACACCGCAGGGACCGCAGGTACAACGCAAAGGGAGATGA
- a CDS encoding Peptide chain release factor 1, giving the protein MLDKLRGIEEKYEELNRALLEVGSDYQRAAELNMERSELEPLVEKARQYRQALERREEARSLLDSGDEELHQLAEMEIEELDQQIERLEREIKSMLLPRDKRDTRNVIMEIRAGTGGDEAALFAADLFRMYSRYAEKKGWEIDVLSANEIGIGGYKEIIFMVKGRGAYSRLKYESGVHRVQRVPITEASGRIHTSTATVAVLAEADEVEVDIPESDLRIDVYKSAGAGGQNVQKNATAIRITHLPTGIVVQCQDERSQLQNKLRAMSILRARLYEIEMEKQRQSIDQARRSQVGTGERAEKIRTYNYPQSRVTDHRINYSSYNLPAVMEGEIDDFIEELALRDEAERLAAIEVEP; this is encoded by the coding sequence ATGTTAGATAAACTGCGTGGGATCGAAGAGAAATACGAAGAGTTAAATCGCGCCCTCCTGGAAGTGGGGAGCGACTATCAACGCGCTGCTGAACTGAACATGGAACGCAGCGAACTGGAACCTTTGGTGGAAAAAGCCCGCCAGTATCGCCAGGCGTTGGAAAGAAGAGAAGAAGCGCGTTCACTGCTGGACAGTGGAGACGAAGAGTTGCACCAGCTGGCGGAAATGGAAATCGAAGAACTTGATCAGCAAATCGAGCGGCTGGAAAGAGAAATCAAGAGTATGTTGTTGCCTCGAGATAAGCGCGATACGCGCAATGTCATCATGGAGATTCGCGCCGGGACGGGCGGCGATGAAGCAGCGCTCTTTGCAGCCGATCTGTTCCGCATGTACAGCCGCTATGCCGAGAAAAAAGGCTGGGAAATTGACGTCTTGTCAGCCAACGAGATCGGCATTGGTGGCTATAAAGAAATTATCTTCATGGTGAAGGGACGTGGCGCATATTCGCGGCTGAAGTATGAGTCAGGCGTGCATCGGGTTCAACGCGTCCCGATTACCGAAGCCTCCGGGCGCATTCATACCTCAACCGCAACGGTGGCTGTTTTGGCAGAAGCGGATGAAGTCGAAGTGGATATTCCCGAATCGGACTTGCGCATCGACGTCTATAAGTCAGCCGGGGCAGGTGGACAAAACGTGCAAAAGAACGCTACGGCGATCCGCATTACTCACCTGCCGACGGGGATTGTTGTCCAATGCCAGGATGAACGCTCACAATTGCAGAACAAATTGCGGGCAATGAGCATTTTGCGGGCGCGTCTGTACGAGATTGAGATGGAAAAGCAGCGCCAGAGTATTGACCAGGCGCGTCGCTCGCAGGTGGGCACCGGCGAACGGGCTGAGAAGATCCGCACGTATAACTACCCTCAATCGCGGGTCACCGATCACCGGATTAATTATTCCAGTTATAACCTGCCGGCAGTCATGGAAGGGGAAATTGACGATTTCATCGAGGAATTAGCTTTGCGGGACGAAGCCGAACGGCTGGCGGCGATTGAAGTTGAGCCATAA
- a CDS encoding L-threonine 3-dehydrogenase, giving the protein MRKKVILVTGAAGEIGTALIEQLLRQGVSDILSLDIRPLPETLQSKVIHTIGDICDRALLERLVSEYEIDTIYHLAALLSTRAEFTPEAAHRVNVEGTLGLLQIASDQSDWRGKPVLFIFPSSVAIYGLPDLATKAQFPRVREWEWNYPRTMYGSNKLYCEMLGVYYSKYYRQLAVERPVMVDFRSVRFPGLISAFTVPSGGTSDYGPEMLHAAAQGKPYACFVRADTRIPFMAMPDAITALLKLAAAPAEKLTRRVYNVTSFSLSAGEFRDWVLQSFPKAEITFVPDLRRQAIVDSWPEDMNDNDARRDWGWQPEYNLERSFKDYLVPNITQRYQGK; this is encoded by the coding sequence ATGCGTAAAAAAGTCATCCTGGTCACCGGGGCAGCCGGTGAGATTGGGACAGCTTTGATTGAGCAATTGTTAAGGCAGGGGGTAAGCGATATCTTATCCTTAGATATCCGGCCATTGCCCGAAACATTGCAGTCGAAAGTGATTCATACCATTGGCGATATTTGCGATCGCGCCTTGCTTGAGCGGCTGGTCTCGGAATATGAGATTGATACGATTTACCATCTGGCGGCTTTGCTTTCGACTCGGGCTGAATTCACCCCTGAAGCAGCTCATCGTGTCAATGTCGAAGGGACGTTGGGTTTATTGCAAATTGCCTCCGATCAATCTGATTGGCGCGGTAAACCAGTTTTATTTATTTTTCCAAGCTCGGTAGCGATCTACGGTCTTCCTGATTTAGCAACCAAAGCCCAGTTTCCGCGCGTGCGCGAATGGGAATGGAACTATCCGCGCACGATGTACGGCAGCAATAAACTCTATTGTGAAATGTTAGGCGTGTATTACTCCAAGTATTATCGCCAATTGGCGGTTGAGCGACCGGTGATGGTGGATTTTCGTTCAGTGCGCTTTCCGGGTCTGATTAGCGCCTTTACGGTCCCGAGCGGTGGCACCTCGGATTACGGACCGGAGATGCTGCACGCTGCTGCGCAGGGGAAACCTTATGCCTGTTTTGTGCGGGCAGACACGCGCATTCCCTTTATGGCAATGCCGGATGCCATTACAGCGCTACTGAAATTGGCGGCTGCACCCGCGGAAAAACTGACCCGGCGAGTGTATAACGTCACCAGCTTTAGCCTTTCCGCTGGTGAATTTCGGGATTGGGTACTTCAGTCCTTCCCCAAGGCGGAGATCACATTTGTGCCTGACCTGCGCCGCCAGGCAATTGTGGATAGCTGGCCCGAAGATATGAACGATAACGATGCCAGACGCGATTGGGGGTGGCAGCCCGAATATAATCTGGAGCGTTCTTTCAAGGATTATCTGGTGCCAAATATTACTCAGCGCTATCAGGGAAAATAG